The Pirellulales bacterium DNA segment AAGCTTGACTTCAATCGCGTAAAGTGCAAACCGATTCTTGAGGTTGTCAACGAGCTTCGCGAGGTTCCACACCGCTATTCGCCGCGCTTTGGCGGCGGGCTGATAAAGCCGCTACCGCCGGACAAGCTGCCGCCGGATGAGATCGCAGCCGAAGAGCAGAAATATGTCGCTTGCTTGGTGGACGCCTATCGGCACCACAAACAGGACGACTCAATCAGTTGCGACACGCTCACAGGCTACCTGCAAGACCACTTCAAACTTTCACGCGAGCGATACTACTGCGCCGAAACAATAAAGGAGTTTTCCAGAGACACGTTGCCCGAGCAATTTACGTTTGAAGACGTTCAGACGCAAGTCTACGACAGTGTGGTGGATACCTGTGAGCGTCCAGATCATGCGGACGCTTACATTCGAGTGTTAGAGGTCGTAAAGGCTGCCCAGTCGACACAGATTACCAATCATCCGCTACGAAGCTACTTAAAGGCGAAGAGTTTGCAGGGGATTTGCCATCAGCTTGCGAATGAGGCGAAGCTGAAATGGGTACTGTAGAAACTGACGAATCGCCGCTCTGCTACCACGAATCGGTCCTCAACAGCCCGCTCGAAGTTGCGCTCCGCACCCTCATCATTTTGTCGAAGCTGCAAAACGGTGCAGACCTGCAGCGGCTTGCTATCTACGACTATGTGCTCCTGCACTCGGGAGACATCGAAAATGGCCCAGCTAGCCTGCATCCTGCGACGCCTATCCGCACTAGCGAGTTGCTCGTGCGCCGTGGCATGATTGACCGAGGTCTCACGCTACTTGAAAGCCGTGGGCTCGTGCAACGCAGCTATCGTGAGGATGGTATTGCATTCATCGCATCACAGCTCGCCAGTCCATTTTTACTTTACTTCGAGTCCGAATACGCGAAGCAGTGCGGCGAGGTGGCAGGTTGGATTTCGGCCACATTTGACGCAATGTCGGCCGAGGATCTCCAAGAGTTTATCCAAAGCCGAGTGGGAAAGTGGGGTGTCGAGTTCACTGATGAGCCGGTCGAAGAGGAGGCGCAAGGCACATGAGACTACGCCTGAACCGACTACGGGCAGTTGGCAACGACGTTCCTCCCGCCGAAATCGAATTCGGCGGTGGCCTGACCGTGCTGTCTGGAGCGTCCAACACGGGGAAATCCTACGTCGCCCAATGCCTATACTACATGCTCTGTGGCCAGACCCCACCCAAGCCTGTTCGGGGAGACGACGCCTACCACACTTTGCTCCTGGAGGTTTCAGCCGAAAGCAACGCAGTGTCGTCACCGTTCACGCTTCAGCGAGGGCTGCGGGGTGGCGAGGTGGCGCTTCATGAACGTTCGATTGACTCTTGGACACCTGCCGGTG contains these protein-coding regions:
- a CDS encoding ABC-three component system middle component 2, with the protein product MGTVETDESPLCYHESVLNSPLEVALRTLIILSKLQNGADLQRLAIYDYVLLHSGDIENGPASLHPATPIRTSELLVRRGMIDRGLTLLESRGLVQRSYREDGIAFIASQLASPFLLYFESEYAKQCGEVAGWISATFDAMSAEDLQEFIQSRVGKWGVEFTDEPVEEEAQGT